One window of Myxocyprinus asiaticus isolate MX2 ecotype Aquarium Trade chromosome 6, UBuf_Myxa_2, whole genome shotgun sequence genomic DNA carries:
- the LOC127442124 gene encoding nucleolar transcription factor 1-B-like isoform X4, with amino-acid sequence MNGSTSVSGSQTGRIKSESVVDTWSKEDCLTLLERIRSLLPDGDTMKYKTTESHFDWEKVGFGGFTGDMCKQKWQKVSTEVRKYRTMTELIVDAIEYVKNPYKGKKLKTHPDFPKKPLTPYFRFFMEKRAKYAKIHPEMSNLDLTKILSKKYKELPEKKKLKYIQEFQREKEAFEKNMARFKEDHPDLIEERKKSDLPEKPKTPQQLWYNHEKKTYMKVHPEVSQKELKEALRRQWSQLPDKKRLKWISKALELQKQYEDSMRAYFETHPDANSEEHVKSVLTKAERQLKDKSDGRPTKPPPNGYSLYCAELMVNMKDVPSTERMVLCSKQWKIMTQKEKDMFQKRCEQKKKQYEIDLQRFIESLPEEERDRVLGEEKLGGTKLGLAGAGSPLRAKSPSVKGRDPELDHGAHGLSKEKRDGKKKTRLPETPKTPEEMWQQSVIGDYLAKYRNDRKKAQNAMEAAWKAMEKKEKIPWIKKAAEDQKRYEVQYRTVRELLEMRTALSGQGQRKPKFDGEPKKPPVSGYQMFSQELLTNGELNHFSLKERMVEIGKRWHKLSQSQKDKYKKQVEEQQLEYKAELEAWLKSLSPQERAVYKEFSTTKRRSTTKARGSGGKVCVTKGKAQDTSDSDDDDEKTDTSDSEDEDDESSGSSDSDDDDEDDENDDDEDDDDDDQSDGSSSSSSEDSSDSDSD; translated from the exons ATGAATGGCAGCACTAGTGTGTCTGGCTCTCAGACTGGACGAATCAAAAGTGAATCAG TTGTAGATACATGGAGCAAAGAGGACTGTCTGACACTGCTGGAGAGGATACGCAGTCTGCTACCTGATGGAGACACAATGAAATATAAAACCACAGAGTCTCATTTTGACTGGGAGAAAGTGGGGTTTGGGGGTTTCACTGGAGATATGTGTAAGCAGAAATGGCAAAAAGTTTCCACAGAG GTGCGTAAATACAGAACAATGACAGAGCTCATTGTGGACGCTATTGAATATGTGAAGAACCCTTACAAAGGGAAGAAATTGAAG ACCCACCCAGACTTCCCAAAGAAACCCCTTACACCCTACTTTCGCTTCTTTATGGAGAAGCGAGCCAAGTATGCAAAAATCCACCCCGAGATGAGCAACTTGGATCTTACCAAGATTCTGTCCAAAAAATACAAGGAGCTTCCTGAAAAGAAGAAG CTCAAGTACATTCAGGAGTTCCAGAGAGAAAAAGAGGCTTTTGAGAAGAACATGGCACGATTCAA GGAGGACCACCCAGATTTAATAGAGGAGAGAAAGAAATCAGACCTCCCAGAGAAGCCCAAGACCCCTCAGCAGCTGTGGTACAACCATGAGAAGAAGACCTACATGAAAGTTCACCCAGag GTGAGTCAGAAGGAGCTGAAAGAAGCATTACGGAGACAGTGGTCCCAACTCCCAGACAAGAAAAGGTTGAAATGGATCAGTAAAGCATTAGAGCTGCAGAAACAATATGAG gacAGCATGAGAGCATATTTTGAAACTCACCCAGATGCAAACTCTGAGGAGCATGTCAAGTCTGTCCTGACCAAGGCTGAACGGCAGCTCAAGGACAAGTCTGATGGCCGACCAACCAAACCGCCACC GAATGGGTATTCTCTGTACTGTGCTGAACTAATGGTAAACATGAAGGACGTGCCAAGTACAGAGCGAATGGTGCTATGCAGTAAGCAGTGGAAGATTATGACTCAGAAAGAGAAAGATATGTTCCAGAAACGATGCGAACAG AAAAAGAAACAGTATGAGATTGACCTTCAGAGGTTTATTGAG AGTCTCCCAGAAGAGGAAAGGGATCGTGTGTTGGGGGAGGAGAAGCTGGGAGGCACCAAGCTGGGCTTGGCGGGTGCTGGCAGTCCCCTTAGGGCTAAATCCCCATCTGTGAAG GGTCGTGACCCTGAGCTGGATCATGGGGCACATGGGCTTTCAAAAGAGAAGCGAGATGGTAAGAAGAAAACACGGCTCCCTGAAACGCCGAAGACTCCTGAGGAGATGTGGCAGCAGAGCGTGATAGGAGACTATCTTGCAAAATACAGG AATGACCGGAAGAAAGCACAGAATGCAATGGAAGCTGCTTGGAAGGCCATGGAAAAGAAGGAGAAGATTCCTTGGATCAAGAAGGCTGCTGAGGACCAGAAGCGATACGAGGTTCAGTACCGGACCGTG AGAGAGCTGTTAGAGATGAGGACGGCTCTGTCAGGACAGGGACAAAGAAAACCGAAATTTGATGGAGAGCCCAAAAAGCCACCTGT GAGTGGTTATCAAATGTTCTCTCAGGAGCTCCTAACCAACGGCGAGCTAAATCACTTCAGCCTGAAGGAGCGCATGGTGGAGATCGGCAAACGATGGCATAAGCTTAGCCAGAGCCAGAAGGACAAATATAAAAAACAGGTGGAGGAGCAACAGCTAGAGTACAAAGCTGAGCTTGAAGCCTGGCTAAAG TCACTTTCTCCTCAGGAGCGTGCAGTTTATAAAGAGTTCTCCACTACA AAACGGCGAAGCACAACGAAAGCACGAGGTTCTGGGGGAAAAGTCTGTGTCACCAAGGGGAAGGCG CAGGACACATCAGactcagatgatgatgatgaaaaaaCAGACACTTCAGACTCCGAGGATGAAGATGATGAATCATCTGGGAGCTCAgatagtgatgatgatgatgaagatgatgag AATGACGACGATGAAGACGACGATGATGATGACCAGTCAGATGGCTCCAGCAGCTCATCATCTGAAGACAGTAGTGACTCTGATTCGGACTAA
- the LOC127442124 gene encoding nucleolar transcription factor 1-A-like isoform X2 — protein MNGSTSVSGSQTGRIKSESVVDTWSKEDCLTLLERIRSLLPDGDTMKYKTTESHFDWEKVGFGGFTGDMCKQKWQKVSTEVRKYRTMTELIVDAIEYVKNPYKGKKLKTHPDFPKKPLTPYFRFFMEKRAKYAKIHPEMSNLDLTKILSKKYKELPEKKKLKYIQEFQREKEAFEKNMARFKEDHPDLIEERKKSDLPEKPKTPQQLWYNHEKKTYMKVHPEVSQKELKEALRRQWSQLPDKKRLKWISKALELQKQYEDSMRAYFETHPDANSEEHVKSVLTKAERQLKDKSDGRPTKPPPNGYSLYCAELMVNMKDVPSTERMVLCSKQWKIMTQKEKDMFQKRCEQKKKQYEIDLQRFIESLPEEERDRVLGEEKLGGTKLGLAGAGSPLRAKSPSVKGRDPELDHGAHGLSKEKRDGKKKTRLPETPKTPEEMWQQSVIGDYLAKYRNDRKKAQNAMEAAWKAMEKKEKIPWIKKAAEDQKRYEVQYRTVRELLEMRTALSGQGQRKPKFDGEPKKPPVSGYQMFSQELLTNGELNHFSLKERMVEIGKRWHKLSQSQKDKYKKQVEEQQLEYKAELEAWLKSLSPQERAVYKEFSTTKRRSTTKARGSGGKVCVTKGKAVGARATPVGVGGGKRSMAYRAKDTSDSDDDDEKTDTSDSEDEDDESSGSSDSDDDDEDDENDDDEDDDDDDQSDGSSSSSSEDSSDSDSD, from the exons ATGAATGGCAGCACTAGTGTGTCTGGCTCTCAGACTGGACGAATCAAAAGTGAATCAG TTGTAGATACATGGAGCAAAGAGGACTGTCTGACACTGCTGGAGAGGATACGCAGTCTGCTACCTGATGGAGACACAATGAAATATAAAACCACAGAGTCTCATTTTGACTGGGAGAAAGTGGGGTTTGGGGGTTTCACTGGAGATATGTGTAAGCAGAAATGGCAAAAAGTTTCCACAGAG GTGCGTAAATACAGAACAATGACAGAGCTCATTGTGGACGCTATTGAATATGTGAAGAACCCTTACAAAGGGAAGAAATTGAAG ACCCACCCAGACTTCCCAAAGAAACCCCTTACACCCTACTTTCGCTTCTTTATGGAGAAGCGAGCCAAGTATGCAAAAATCCACCCCGAGATGAGCAACTTGGATCTTACCAAGATTCTGTCCAAAAAATACAAGGAGCTTCCTGAAAAGAAGAAG CTCAAGTACATTCAGGAGTTCCAGAGAGAAAAAGAGGCTTTTGAGAAGAACATGGCACGATTCAA GGAGGACCACCCAGATTTAATAGAGGAGAGAAAGAAATCAGACCTCCCAGAGAAGCCCAAGACCCCTCAGCAGCTGTGGTACAACCATGAGAAGAAGACCTACATGAAAGTTCACCCAGag GTGAGTCAGAAGGAGCTGAAAGAAGCATTACGGAGACAGTGGTCCCAACTCCCAGACAAGAAAAGGTTGAAATGGATCAGTAAAGCATTAGAGCTGCAGAAACAATATGAG gacAGCATGAGAGCATATTTTGAAACTCACCCAGATGCAAACTCTGAGGAGCATGTCAAGTCTGTCCTGACCAAGGCTGAACGGCAGCTCAAGGACAAGTCTGATGGCCGACCAACCAAACCGCCACC GAATGGGTATTCTCTGTACTGTGCTGAACTAATGGTAAACATGAAGGACGTGCCAAGTACAGAGCGAATGGTGCTATGCAGTAAGCAGTGGAAGATTATGACTCAGAAAGAGAAAGATATGTTCCAGAAACGATGCGAACAG AAAAAGAAACAGTATGAGATTGACCTTCAGAGGTTTATTGAG AGTCTCCCAGAAGAGGAAAGGGATCGTGTGTTGGGGGAGGAGAAGCTGGGAGGCACCAAGCTGGGCTTGGCGGGTGCTGGCAGTCCCCTTAGGGCTAAATCCCCATCTGTGAAG GGTCGTGACCCTGAGCTGGATCATGGGGCACATGGGCTTTCAAAAGAGAAGCGAGATGGTAAGAAGAAAACACGGCTCCCTGAAACGCCGAAGACTCCTGAGGAGATGTGGCAGCAGAGCGTGATAGGAGACTATCTTGCAAAATACAGG AATGACCGGAAGAAAGCACAGAATGCAATGGAAGCTGCTTGGAAGGCCATGGAAAAGAAGGAGAAGATTCCTTGGATCAAGAAGGCTGCTGAGGACCAGAAGCGATACGAGGTTCAGTACCGGACCGTG AGAGAGCTGTTAGAGATGAGGACGGCTCTGTCAGGACAGGGACAAAGAAAACCGAAATTTGATGGAGAGCCCAAAAAGCCACCTGT GAGTGGTTATCAAATGTTCTCTCAGGAGCTCCTAACCAACGGCGAGCTAAATCACTTCAGCCTGAAGGAGCGCATGGTGGAGATCGGCAAACGATGGCATAAGCTTAGCCAGAGCCAGAAGGACAAATATAAAAAACAGGTGGAGGAGCAACAGCTAGAGTACAAAGCTGAGCTTGAAGCCTGGCTAAAG TCACTTTCTCCTCAGGAGCGTGCAGTTTATAAAGAGTTCTCCACTACA AAACGGCGAAGCACAACGAAAGCACGAGGTTCTGGGGGAAAAGTCTGTGTCACCAAGGGGAAGGCGGTAGGTGCCAGAGCCACGCCGGTGGGTGTCGGGGGGGGCAAGCGTTCTATGGCGTACCGGGCCAAG GACACATCAGactcagatgatgatgatgaaaaaaCAGACACTTCAGACTCCGAGGATGAAGATGATGAATCATCTGGGAGCTCAgatagtgatgatgatgatgaagatgatgag AATGACGACGATGAAGACGACGATGATGATGACCAGTCAGATGGCTCCAGCAGCTCATCATCTGAAGACAGTAGTGACTCTGATTCGGACTAA
- the LOC127442124 gene encoding nucleolar transcription factor 1-A-like isoform X3: MNGSTSVSGSQTGRIKSESVVDTWSKEDCLTLLERIRSLLPDGDTMKYKTTESHFDWEKVGFGGFTGDMCKQKWQKVSTEVRKYRTMTELIVDAIEYVKNPYKGKKLKTHPDFPKKPLTPYFRFFMEKRAKYAKIHPEMSNLDLTKILSKKYKELPEKKKLKYIQEFQREKEAFEKNMARFKEDHPDLIEERKKSDLPEKPKTPQQLWYNHEKKTYMKVHPEVSQKELKEALRRQWSQLPDKKRLKWISKALELQKQYEDSMRAYFETHPDANSEEHVKSVLTKAERQLKDKSDGRPTKPPPNGYSLYCAELMVNMKDVPSTERMVLCSKQWKIMTQKEKDMFQKRCEQKKKQYEIDLQRFIESLPEEERDRVLGEEKLGGTKLGLAGAGSPLRAKSPSVKGRDPELDHGAHGLSKEKRDGKKKTRLPETPKTPEEMWQQSVIGDYLAKYRNDRKKAQNAMEAAWKAMEKKEKIPWIKKAAEDQKRYERELLEMRTALSGQGQRKPKFDGEPKKPPVSGYQMFSQELLTNGELNHFSLKERMVEIGKRWHKLSQSQKDKYKKQVEEQQLEYKAELEAWLKSLSPQERAVYKEFSTTKRRSTTKARGSGGKVCVTKGKAVGARATPVGVGGGKRSMAYRAKQDTSDSDDDDEKTDTSDSEDEDDESSGSSDSDDDDEDDENDDDEDDDDDDQSDGSSSSSSEDSSDSDSD; encoded by the exons ATGAATGGCAGCACTAGTGTGTCTGGCTCTCAGACTGGACGAATCAAAAGTGAATCAG TTGTAGATACATGGAGCAAAGAGGACTGTCTGACACTGCTGGAGAGGATACGCAGTCTGCTACCTGATGGAGACACAATGAAATATAAAACCACAGAGTCTCATTTTGACTGGGAGAAAGTGGGGTTTGGGGGTTTCACTGGAGATATGTGTAAGCAGAAATGGCAAAAAGTTTCCACAGAG GTGCGTAAATACAGAACAATGACAGAGCTCATTGTGGACGCTATTGAATATGTGAAGAACCCTTACAAAGGGAAGAAATTGAAG ACCCACCCAGACTTCCCAAAGAAACCCCTTACACCCTACTTTCGCTTCTTTATGGAGAAGCGAGCCAAGTATGCAAAAATCCACCCCGAGATGAGCAACTTGGATCTTACCAAGATTCTGTCCAAAAAATACAAGGAGCTTCCTGAAAAGAAGAAG CTCAAGTACATTCAGGAGTTCCAGAGAGAAAAAGAGGCTTTTGAGAAGAACATGGCACGATTCAA GGAGGACCACCCAGATTTAATAGAGGAGAGAAAGAAATCAGACCTCCCAGAGAAGCCCAAGACCCCTCAGCAGCTGTGGTACAACCATGAGAAGAAGACCTACATGAAAGTTCACCCAGag GTGAGTCAGAAGGAGCTGAAAGAAGCATTACGGAGACAGTGGTCCCAACTCCCAGACAAGAAAAGGTTGAAATGGATCAGTAAAGCATTAGAGCTGCAGAAACAATATGAG gacAGCATGAGAGCATATTTTGAAACTCACCCAGATGCAAACTCTGAGGAGCATGTCAAGTCTGTCCTGACCAAGGCTGAACGGCAGCTCAAGGACAAGTCTGATGGCCGACCAACCAAACCGCCACC GAATGGGTATTCTCTGTACTGTGCTGAACTAATGGTAAACATGAAGGACGTGCCAAGTACAGAGCGAATGGTGCTATGCAGTAAGCAGTGGAAGATTATGACTCAGAAAGAGAAAGATATGTTCCAGAAACGATGCGAACAG AAAAAGAAACAGTATGAGATTGACCTTCAGAGGTTTATTGAG AGTCTCCCAGAAGAGGAAAGGGATCGTGTGTTGGGGGAGGAGAAGCTGGGAGGCACCAAGCTGGGCTTGGCGGGTGCTGGCAGTCCCCTTAGGGCTAAATCCCCATCTGTGAAG GGTCGTGACCCTGAGCTGGATCATGGGGCACATGGGCTTTCAAAAGAGAAGCGAGATGGTAAGAAGAAAACACGGCTCCCTGAAACGCCGAAGACTCCTGAGGAGATGTGGCAGCAGAGCGTGATAGGAGACTATCTTGCAAAATACAGG AATGACCGGAAGAAAGCACAGAATGCAATGGAAGCTGCTTGGAAGGCCATGGAAAAGAAGGAGAAGATTCCTTGGATCAAGAAGGCTGCTGAGGACCAGAAGCGATACGAG AGAGAGCTGTTAGAGATGAGGACGGCTCTGTCAGGACAGGGACAAAGAAAACCGAAATTTGATGGAGAGCCCAAAAAGCCACCTGT GAGTGGTTATCAAATGTTCTCTCAGGAGCTCCTAACCAACGGCGAGCTAAATCACTTCAGCCTGAAGGAGCGCATGGTGGAGATCGGCAAACGATGGCATAAGCTTAGCCAGAGCCAGAAGGACAAATATAAAAAACAGGTGGAGGAGCAACAGCTAGAGTACAAAGCTGAGCTTGAAGCCTGGCTAAAG TCACTTTCTCCTCAGGAGCGTGCAGTTTATAAAGAGTTCTCCACTACA AAACGGCGAAGCACAACGAAAGCACGAGGTTCTGGGGGAAAAGTCTGTGTCACCAAGGGGAAGGCGGTAGGTGCCAGAGCCACGCCGGTGGGTGTCGGGGGGGGCAAGCGTTCTATGGCGTACCGGGCCAAG CAGGACACATCAGactcagatgatgatgatgaaaaaaCAGACACTTCAGACTCCGAGGATGAAGATGATGAATCATCTGGGAGCTCAgatagtgatgatgatgatgaagatgatgag AATGACGACGATGAAGACGACGATGATGATGACCAGTCAGATGGCTCCAGCAGCTCATCATCTGAAGACAGTAGTGACTCTGATTCGGACTAA
- the LOC127442124 gene encoding nucleolar transcription factor 1-B-like isoform X5, giving the protein MNGSTSVSGSQTGRIKSESVVDTWSKEDCLTLLERIRSLLPDGDTMKYKTTESHFDWEKVGFGGFTGDMCKQKWQKVSTEVRKYRTMTELIVDAIEYVKNPYKGKKLKTHPDFPKKPLTPYFRFFMEKRAKYAKIHPEMSNLDLTKILSKKYKELPEKKKLKYIQEFQREKEAFEKNMARFKEDHPDLIEERKKSDLPEKPKTPQQLWYNHEKKTYMKVHPEVSQKELKEALRRQWSQLPDKKRLKWISKALELQKQYEDSMRAYFETHPDANSEEHVKSVLTKAERQLKDKSDGRPTKPPPNGYSLYCAELMVNMKDVPSTERMVLCSKQWKIMTQKEKDMFQKRCEQKKKQYEIDLQRFIESLPEEERDRVLGEEKLGGTKLGLAGAGSPLRAKSPSVKGRDPELDHGAHGLSKEKRDGKKKTRLPETPKTPEEMWQQSVIGDYLAKYRNDRKKAQNAMEAAWKAMEKKEKIPWIKKAAEDQKRYEVQYRTVRELLEMRTALSGQGQRKPKFDGEPKKPPVSGYQMFSQELLTNGELNHFSLKERMVEIGKRWHKLSQSQKDKYKKQVEEQQLEYKAELEAWLKSLSPQERAVYKEFSTTKRRSTTKARGSGGKVCVTKGKADTSDSDDDDEKTDTSDSEDEDDESSGSSDSDDDDEDDENDDDEDDDDDDQSDGSSSSSSEDSSDSDSD; this is encoded by the exons ATGAATGGCAGCACTAGTGTGTCTGGCTCTCAGACTGGACGAATCAAAAGTGAATCAG TTGTAGATACATGGAGCAAAGAGGACTGTCTGACACTGCTGGAGAGGATACGCAGTCTGCTACCTGATGGAGACACAATGAAATATAAAACCACAGAGTCTCATTTTGACTGGGAGAAAGTGGGGTTTGGGGGTTTCACTGGAGATATGTGTAAGCAGAAATGGCAAAAAGTTTCCACAGAG GTGCGTAAATACAGAACAATGACAGAGCTCATTGTGGACGCTATTGAATATGTGAAGAACCCTTACAAAGGGAAGAAATTGAAG ACCCACCCAGACTTCCCAAAGAAACCCCTTACACCCTACTTTCGCTTCTTTATGGAGAAGCGAGCCAAGTATGCAAAAATCCACCCCGAGATGAGCAACTTGGATCTTACCAAGATTCTGTCCAAAAAATACAAGGAGCTTCCTGAAAAGAAGAAG CTCAAGTACATTCAGGAGTTCCAGAGAGAAAAAGAGGCTTTTGAGAAGAACATGGCACGATTCAA GGAGGACCACCCAGATTTAATAGAGGAGAGAAAGAAATCAGACCTCCCAGAGAAGCCCAAGACCCCTCAGCAGCTGTGGTACAACCATGAGAAGAAGACCTACATGAAAGTTCACCCAGag GTGAGTCAGAAGGAGCTGAAAGAAGCATTACGGAGACAGTGGTCCCAACTCCCAGACAAGAAAAGGTTGAAATGGATCAGTAAAGCATTAGAGCTGCAGAAACAATATGAG gacAGCATGAGAGCATATTTTGAAACTCACCCAGATGCAAACTCTGAGGAGCATGTCAAGTCTGTCCTGACCAAGGCTGAACGGCAGCTCAAGGACAAGTCTGATGGCCGACCAACCAAACCGCCACC GAATGGGTATTCTCTGTACTGTGCTGAACTAATGGTAAACATGAAGGACGTGCCAAGTACAGAGCGAATGGTGCTATGCAGTAAGCAGTGGAAGATTATGACTCAGAAAGAGAAAGATATGTTCCAGAAACGATGCGAACAG AAAAAGAAACAGTATGAGATTGACCTTCAGAGGTTTATTGAG AGTCTCCCAGAAGAGGAAAGGGATCGTGTGTTGGGGGAGGAGAAGCTGGGAGGCACCAAGCTGGGCTTGGCGGGTGCTGGCAGTCCCCTTAGGGCTAAATCCCCATCTGTGAAG GGTCGTGACCCTGAGCTGGATCATGGGGCACATGGGCTTTCAAAAGAGAAGCGAGATGGTAAGAAGAAAACACGGCTCCCTGAAACGCCGAAGACTCCTGAGGAGATGTGGCAGCAGAGCGTGATAGGAGACTATCTTGCAAAATACAGG AATGACCGGAAGAAAGCACAGAATGCAATGGAAGCTGCTTGGAAGGCCATGGAAAAGAAGGAGAAGATTCCTTGGATCAAGAAGGCTGCTGAGGACCAGAAGCGATACGAGGTTCAGTACCGGACCGTG AGAGAGCTGTTAGAGATGAGGACGGCTCTGTCAGGACAGGGACAAAGAAAACCGAAATTTGATGGAGAGCCCAAAAAGCCACCTGT GAGTGGTTATCAAATGTTCTCTCAGGAGCTCCTAACCAACGGCGAGCTAAATCACTTCAGCCTGAAGGAGCGCATGGTGGAGATCGGCAAACGATGGCATAAGCTTAGCCAGAGCCAGAAGGACAAATATAAAAAACAGGTGGAGGAGCAACAGCTAGAGTACAAAGCTGAGCTTGAAGCCTGGCTAAAG TCACTTTCTCCTCAGGAGCGTGCAGTTTATAAAGAGTTCTCCACTACA AAACGGCGAAGCACAACGAAAGCACGAGGTTCTGGGGGAAAAGTCTGTGTCACCAAGGGGAAGGCG GACACATCAGactcagatgatgatgatgaaaaaaCAGACACTTCAGACTCCGAGGATGAAGATGATGAATCATCTGGGAGCTCAgatagtgatgatgatgatgaagatgatgag AATGACGACGATGAAGACGACGATGATGATGACCAGTCAGATGGCTCCAGCAGCTCATCATCTGAAGACAGTAGTGACTCTGATTCGGACTAA
- the LOC127442124 gene encoding nucleolar transcription factor 1-A-like isoform X1 has protein sequence MNGSTSVSGSQTGRIKSESVVDTWSKEDCLTLLERIRSLLPDGDTMKYKTTESHFDWEKVGFGGFTGDMCKQKWQKVSTEVRKYRTMTELIVDAIEYVKNPYKGKKLKTHPDFPKKPLTPYFRFFMEKRAKYAKIHPEMSNLDLTKILSKKYKELPEKKKLKYIQEFQREKEAFEKNMARFKEDHPDLIEERKKSDLPEKPKTPQQLWYNHEKKTYMKVHPEVSQKELKEALRRQWSQLPDKKRLKWISKALELQKQYEDSMRAYFETHPDANSEEHVKSVLTKAERQLKDKSDGRPTKPPPNGYSLYCAELMVNMKDVPSTERMVLCSKQWKIMTQKEKDMFQKRCEQKKKQYEIDLQRFIESLPEEERDRVLGEEKLGGTKLGLAGAGSPLRAKSPSVKGRDPELDHGAHGLSKEKRDGKKKTRLPETPKTPEEMWQQSVIGDYLAKYRNDRKKAQNAMEAAWKAMEKKEKIPWIKKAAEDQKRYEVQYRTVRELLEMRTALSGQGQRKPKFDGEPKKPPVSGYQMFSQELLTNGELNHFSLKERMVEIGKRWHKLSQSQKDKYKKQVEEQQLEYKAELEAWLKSLSPQERAVYKEFSTTKRRSTTKARGSGGKVCVTKGKAVGARATPVGVGGGKRSMAYRAKQDTSDSDDDDEKTDTSDSEDEDDESSGSSDSDDDDEDDENDDDEDDDDDDQSDGSSSSSSEDSSDSDSD, from the exons ATGAATGGCAGCACTAGTGTGTCTGGCTCTCAGACTGGACGAATCAAAAGTGAATCAG TTGTAGATACATGGAGCAAAGAGGACTGTCTGACACTGCTGGAGAGGATACGCAGTCTGCTACCTGATGGAGACACAATGAAATATAAAACCACAGAGTCTCATTTTGACTGGGAGAAAGTGGGGTTTGGGGGTTTCACTGGAGATATGTGTAAGCAGAAATGGCAAAAAGTTTCCACAGAG GTGCGTAAATACAGAACAATGACAGAGCTCATTGTGGACGCTATTGAATATGTGAAGAACCCTTACAAAGGGAAGAAATTGAAG ACCCACCCAGACTTCCCAAAGAAACCCCTTACACCCTACTTTCGCTTCTTTATGGAGAAGCGAGCCAAGTATGCAAAAATCCACCCCGAGATGAGCAACTTGGATCTTACCAAGATTCTGTCCAAAAAATACAAGGAGCTTCCTGAAAAGAAGAAG CTCAAGTACATTCAGGAGTTCCAGAGAGAAAAAGAGGCTTTTGAGAAGAACATGGCACGATTCAA GGAGGACCACCCAGATTTAATAGAGGAGAGAAAGAAATCAGACCTCCCAGAGAAGCCCAAGACCCCTCAGCAGCTGTGGTACAACCATGAGAAGAAGACCTACATGAAAGTTCACCCAGag GTGAGTCAGAAGGAGCTGAAAGAAGCATTACGGAGACAGTGGTCCCAACTCCCAGACAAGAAAAGGTTGAAATGGATCAGTAAAGCATTAGAGCTGCAGAAACAATATGAG gacAGCATGAGAGCATATTTTGAAACTCACCCAGATGCAAACTCTGAGGAGCATGTCAAGTCTGTCCTGACCAAGGCTGAACGGCAGCTCAAGGACAAGTCTGATGGCCGACCAACCAAACCGCCACC GAATGGGTATTCTCTGTACTGTGCTGAACTAATGGTAAACATGAAGGACGTGCCAAGTACAGAGCGAATGGTGCTATGCAGTAAGCAGTGGAAGATTATGACTCAGAAAGAGAAAGATATGTTCCAGAAACGATGCGAACAG AAAAAGAAACAGTATGAGATTGACCTTCAGAGGTTTATTGAG AGTCTCCCAGAAGAGGAAAGGGATCGTGTGTTGGGGGAGGAGAAGCTGGGAGGCACCAAGCTGGGCTTGGCGGGTGCTGGCAGTCCCCTTAGGGCTAAATCCCCATCTGTGAAG GGTCGTGACCCTGAGCTGGATCATGGGGCACATGGGCTTTCAAAAGAGAAGCGAGATGGTAAGAAGAAAACACGGCTCCCTGAAACGCCGAAGACTCCTGAGGAGATGTGGCAGCAGAGCGTGATAGGAGACTATCTTGCAAAATACAGG AATGACCGGAAGAAAGCACAGAATGCAATGGAAGCTGCTTGGAAGGCCATGGAAAAGAAGGAGAAGATTCCTTGGATCAAGAAGGCTGCTGAGGACCAGAAGCGATACGAGGTTCAGTACCGGACCGTG AGAGAGCTGTTAGAGATGAGGACGGCTCTGTCAGGACAGGGACAAAGAAAACCGAAATTTGATGGAGAGCCCAAAAAGCCACCTGT GAGTGGTTATCAAATGTTCTCTCAGGAGCTCCTAACCAACGGCGAGCTAAATCACTTCAGCCTGAAGGAGCGCATGGTGGAGATCGGCAAACGATGGCATAAGCTTAGCCAGAGCCAGAAGGACAAATATAAAAAACAGGTGGAGGAGCAACAGCTAGAGTACAAAGCTGAGCTTGAAGCCTGGCTAAAG TCACTTTCTCCTCAGGAGCGTGCAGTTTATAAAGAGTTCTCCACTACA AAACGGCGAAGCACAACGAAAGCACGAGGTTCTGGGGGAAAAGTCTGTGTCACCAAGGGGAAGGCGGTAGGTGCCAGAGCCACGCCGGTGGGTGTCGGGGGGGGCAAGCGTTCTATGGCGTACCGGGCCAAG CAGGACACATCAGactcagatgatgatgatgaaaaaaCAGACACTTCAGACTCCGAGGATGAAGATGATGAATCATCTGGGAGCTCAgatagtgatgatgatgatgaagatgatgag AATGACGACGATGAAGACGACGATGATGATGACCAGTCAGATGGCTCCAGCAGCTCATCATCTGAAGACAGTAGTGACTCTGATTCGGACTAA